A window of Flavobacterium flavigenum contains these coding sequences:
- a CDS encoding thiamine diphosphokinase — protein sequence MSSHHIVRDDQEPALIIANGAACSAELLGQLLEWSPLVIVLDSAIERVIDLEIKVDVLLGDFDRGFDPEIYKTAQYPIEIVYTPDQNKTDLEKAFDYLIDRKIPAVNVVWATGKRADHTITNLTNIVRYRDLLKIVILDDHSKIFLLPNKFEKWYTEQTPISLIPIGVVNGIFSNNLKYELQDDTLTMGYRTGSSNSVAKDGIVTITHNKGDLLLMECTD from the coding sequence ATAGTTCGCGACGATCAGGAACCTGCATTAATTATTGCAAACGGAGCTGCCTGCAGTGCTGAATTACTAGGACAATTGCTCGAATGGTCTCCGCTTGTTATCGTACTCGATTCGGCTATTGAACGTGTGATTGATCTGGAAATTAAAGTTGATGTACTGTTGGGGGATTTCGATCGGGGGTTTGATCCTGAAATCTATAAAACAGCCCAGTATCCAATCGAAATTGTGTATACCCCGGATCAAAATAAAACCGATTTAGAGAAAGCTTTTGATTACCTAATTGATAGAAAAATCCCTGCTGTAAATGTAGTCTGGGCTACAGGAAAACGTGCAGACCACACCATTACAAATCTTACCAATATCGTTCGGTACCGCGATTTACTTAAAATTGTTATTCTCGACGATCATTCCAAAATATTTCTACTGCCCAATAAATTCGAAAAATGGTACACTGAACAAACGCCAATTTCCCTTATCCCGATTGGAGTTGTAAATGGCATTTTTTCGAACAACCTAAAATATGAATTACAGGATGATACGCTCACAATGGGGTACAGAACAGGCAGCAGCAATTCAGTAGCAAAGGACGGAATAGTTACTATTACGCACAATAAAGGTGATTTATTATTGATGGAATGTACGGATTAG
- the trmD gene encoding tRNA (guanosine(37)-N1)-methyltransferase TrmD, whose translation MRIDIITILPELLKSPFEASIMKRAIDKGMVEVHFHNLRDYTTNKQKSVDDYPFGGGAGMVMTVQPIDDCITHLKSQREYDEIIYMSPDGETLNQKMANTMSMYENIIILCGHYKGVDQRVRDHFITKEISIGDYVLSGGELGALVLSDALIRLIPGVLSDETSALTDSFQDNLLSGPIYTRPADYKGWKVPEVLTSGHAAKIDKWREDMAYEHTKNRRPDLLE comes from the coding sequence ATGCGAATTGATATTATTACGATTTTGCCAGAATTATTAAAAAGTCCTTTTGAGGCTTCGATTATGAAACGTGCCATTGATAAAGGTATGGTTGAAGTTCATTTTCATAATTTACGCGATTATACTACCAATAAACAAAAAAGTGTTGATGATTATCCTTTTGGAGGAGGAGCCGGAATGGTAATGACCGTTCAGCCTATTGATGACTGCATTACACACTTGAAAAGCCAGCGCGAATATGACGAAATCATTTATATGTCTCCGGATGGAGAAACACTGAATCAGAAAATGGCTAATACCATGTCGATGTATGAAAATATTATTATTTTATGCGGACATTATAAAGGTGTAGACCAGCGTGTTCGAGATCATTTTATTACCAAAGAGATTTCAATTGGTGATTATGTTTTATCTGGGGGTGAATTAGGTGCTTTAGTTTTATCAGATGCATTAATCAGATTGATACCAGGGGTTTTAAGTGACGAAACTTCGGCATTGACAGATAGTTTTCAGGACAATCTGCTTTCTGGTCCTATATATACAAGACCTGCAGATTATAAAGGCTGGAAAGTGCCGGAAGTTTTAACCAGCGGTCATGCTGCCAAAATTGATAAATGGCGCGAAGACATGGCGTATGAACACACAAAAAACAGACGTCCGGATTTACTCGAATAA
- the rplS gene encoding 50S ribosomal protein L19, with protein MADLLKFVQNEFVAKKDFPEFGAGDTITVFYEIKEGEKTRTQFFKGVVIQRRGSGNTETFTIRKMSGSVGVERIFPVNLPALQKIEINKKGAVRRARIFYFRDLTGKKAKIKDKRR; from the coding sequence ATGGCAGATTTATTAAAATTCGTTCAAAACGAATTCGTTGCTAAAAAAGATTTCCCTGAATTTGGAGCTGGAGATACTATCACAGTTTTCTACGAAATTAAAGAGGGTGAAAAAACAAGAACTCAGTTTTTTAAAGGAGTTGTTATTCAAAGAAGAGGTTCTGGTAACACAGAAACGTTTACTATTCGTAAAATGTCTGGATCAGTTGGTGTTGAGCGTATCTTCCCTGTGAACTTGCCAGCTTTACAAAAAATTGAAATCAACAAGAAAGGTGCTGTACGTAGAGCAAGAATTTTCTACTTCAGAGATCTTACTGGTAAAAAAGCTAAGATTAAAGATAAAAGAAGATAA